A DNA window from Flavobacterium sp. contains the following coding sequences:
- the rpsM gene encoding 30S ribosomal protein S13, translating to MARIAGVDIPKNKRGVIALTYIFGLGKSRAIEILEKAQVSQDKKVQDWNDDEIGAIREAVSSYKIEGELRSEVSLNIKRLMDIGCYRGIRHRSGLPLRGQRTKNNSRTRKGKRKTVANKKKATK from the coding sequence ATGGCAAGAATAGCAGGGGTAGATATCCCAAAAAACAAAAGAGGTGTTATTGCACTTACCTACATCTTCGGATTAGGAAAAAGTAGAGCTATTGAGATTTTAGAAAAAGCTCAAGTTAGCCAGGATAAAAAAGTTCAAGATTGGAATGATGACGAGATCGGAGCAATTCGTGAAGCTGTTTCATCTTACAAAATTGAAGGAGAATTACGTTCTGAAGTTTCTTTGAACATCAAACGTTTAATGGATATTGGTTGTTATAGAGGTATTCGTCATAGATCTGGTCTTCCATTAAGAGGTCAAAGAACTAAAAACAACTCTAGAACAAGAAAAGGAAAAAGAAAAACTGTTGCTAACAAGAAAAAAGCAACTAAATAA
- the ykgO gene encoding type B 50S ribosomal protein L36 gives MKVRASVKKRSAECIIVRRKGRLYVINKKNPRFKQRQG, from the coding sequence ATGAAAGTTAGAGCATCAGTAAAAAAGAGAAGTGCCGAGTGCATTATCGTGCGTAGAAAAGGAAGATTGTACGTGATAAACAAAAAGAATCCTAGATTTAAACAAAGACAAGGATAA
- the infA gene encoding translation initiation factor IF-1, with product MAKQSAIEQDGSIIEALSNAMFRVELENGHIVIAHISGKMRMHYIKLLPGDKVKLEMSPYDLSKARITYRY from the coding sequence ATGGCAAAACAATCAGCAATAGAACAAGACGGATCAATCATTGAGGCATTATCAAATGCTATGTTCCGTGTGGAGTTAGAAAATGGACATATTGTAATTGCTCATATTTCTGGAAAGATGCGAATGCATTATATCAAATTATTACCTGGTGATAAAGTGAAGTTAGAAATGAGCCCTTACGATTTGTCAAAAGCAAGAATTACTTATCGATATTAA
- the secY gene encoding preprotein translocase subunit SecY, translated as MKKFIESLSNVWKIEELKNRILITLGLLLVYRFGAHVTLPGIDATQLTGLAGQTKNGLGSILDMFTGGAFSKASVFALGIMPYISASIVVQLMGIAIPYLQKLQNDGESGRKKINQITRWLTIAITLVQGPTYIYNLYRTLPGSAFLLGFNSPEFLFSSVIILVTGTIFAMWLGEKITDKGIGNGISLLIMVGILARLPQAFIQEFTTRVTNNNGGPMLLVIEIIVWLLVIISCVLLTMAVRKIPVQYARRTTTGDYEQDLAGGNRQWIPLKLNASGVMPIIFAQAIMFIPAAVAGLSKSDTSQSIVGAFSNMFGFWYNFVFATLIIVFTFFYTAITVPTNKMADDLKRSGGFIPGVRPGAETSDFLDKVMSLITFPGSLFLALIAVFPAIVVSIMDVQQSWAMFFGGTSLIIMVGVAIDTIQQINSYLLNKHYDGLMKTGKNRKAVA; from the coding sequence ATGAAGAAATTTATTGAATCACTAAGTAATGTTTGGAAAATCGAAGAACTGAAAAACAGAATCTTAATTACATTAGGATTGCTTTTAGTATATCGTTTTGGTGCACATGTTACGCTTCCTGGAATTGATGCAACTCAATTAACAGGTTTAGCGGGACAAACTAAAAATGGTTTAGGATCTATCCTAGACATGTTTACTGGGGGTGCTTTCTCTAAAGCTTCAGTTTTTGCTTTAGGTATCATGCCTTATATTTCTGCGTCTATTGTTGTTCAGTTAATGGGAATTGCTATCCCTTACTTACAAAAACTTCAAAATGATGGAGAAAGTGGTAGAAAAAAGATTAATCAAATCACTCGTTGGTTGACTATAGCTATTACACTGGTTCAAGGTCCAACTTATATCTATAATTTATACAGAACATTGCCTGGTAGTGCTTTTCTACTAGGCTTTAATTCACCTGAATTTTTGTTCTCGTCTGTTATCATCTTAGTTACAGGTACAATTTTTGCTATGTGGCTTGGTGAAAAAATTACAGATAAAGGTATTGGAAACGGAATTTCATTATTAATTATGGTTGGTATCCTAGCTCGTTTACCGCAAGCTTTTATTCAAGAGTTTACAACGAGAGTTACCAACAACAATGGAGGTCCAATGTTGTTAGTTATTGAAATTATTGTGTGGTTATTAGTAATCATTTCTTGTGTATTGCTTACTATGGCAGTACGTAAAATCCCGGTTCAATACGCTCGTCGTACTACAACTGGTGATTATGAGCAAGATTTAGCAGGTGGTAATAGACAATGGATTCCTCTTAAGCTTAATGCTTCTGGAGTTATGCCAATCATTTTTGCTCAGGCAATTATGTTTATCCCTGCAGCAGTAGCTGGATTGTCTAAGTCAGATACATCACAATCTATTGTTGGAGCATTTAGTAATATGTTTGGTTTCTGGTATAATTTTGTTTTTGCAACTTTAATTATTGTATTTACATTCTTTTATACTGCAATCACTGTACCTACTAACAAAATGGCTGATGATTTAAAAAGAAGTGGTGGTTTTATTCCGGGAGTTCGTCCAGGAGCAGAAACTTCTGATTTCTTAGATAAAGTGATGTCTTTAATAACTTTCCCAGGATCTTTATTCCTTGCTTTGATTGCTGTGTTCCCAGCTATTGTTGTAAGTATTATGGATGTACAACAATCTTGGGCAATGTTTTTTGGAGGTACCTCATTAATAATTATGGTTGGAGTTGCAATAGACACTATTCAACAAATCAATTCATACTTGTTAAACAAACATTATGATGGTTTAATGAAGACTGGTAAAAATAGAAAAGCAGTAGCTTAA
- the rplO gene encoding 50S ribosomal protein L15 gives MNLSNLQPAEGSTHNQNKRVGRGEGSGKGGTAARGHKGAKSRSGYSKKIGFEGGQMPLQRRVPKFGFKNINRKEYEGVNLDTLQLLVDNGVITDSVSMTDFVANRLASKNEIVKILGRGELKAKLKVTAHKFTATAKAAIEAAGGEAVTI, from the coding sequence ATGAATTTAAGTAACTTACAACCTGCTGAGGGATCAACACATAATCAAAATAAAAGAGTAGGTAGAGGAGAAGGTTCTGGAAAAGGTGGTACCGCTGCAAGAGGTCACAAAGGAGCTAAATCTCGTTCTGGTTATTCTAAAAAGATTGGTTTTGAGGGTGGACAAATGCCACTTCAAAGACGTGTTCCTAAGTTTGGTTTCAAAAACATCAATCGTAAAGAATACGAAGGTGTTAATTTAGATACGCTTCAATTATTAGTAGACAATGGTGTGATTACTGATTCTGTTTCTATGACAGATTTCGTAGCAAATCGTCTAGCTTCAAAAAATGAAATCGTTAAGATTTTAGGTAGAGGTGAATTGAAAGCAAAATTAAAAGTAACTGCCCACAAATTTACTGCTACTGCAAAAGCTGCTATTGAAGCTGCTGGTGGTGAAGCTGTAACTATATAA
- the rpmD gene encoding 50S ribosomal protein L30 translates to MAKLLVKQVRSKINCPLSQKRGLEALGLRKLGQVVEHESNPAILGMINKVKHLVSVEEAK, encoded by the coding sequence ATGGCTAAATTATTAGTAAAACAAGTAAGAAGCAAGATCAACTGTCCTCTTTCTCAAAAGAGAGGTTTAGAAGCTTTAGGTCTACGTAAATTAGGACAAGTTGTAGAGCATGAATCAAATCCTGCTATCCTTGGTATGATAAACAAAGTTAAACACTTAGTTTCTGTAGAAGAAGCTAAATAA
- the rpsE gene encoding 30S ribosomal protein S5, producing MMSKYKNVELVKPSGLELKDRLVSVNRVTKVTKGGRAFGFSAIVVVGDENGVVGHGLGKSKDVSEAIAKAVEDAKKNLVRIPLNGQSVPHEQKGKFGGARVFLIPASHGTGVIAGGAVRSVLESVGIHDVLSKSQGSSNPHNVVKATFDALLQMRSAHTVAKQRGVSLEKVFKG from the coding sequence ATTATGTCTAAATACAAAAATGTAGAATTGGTAAAACCTAGTGGTCTTGAACTTAAAGATCGTCTAGTTAGTGTAAATCGTGTTACTAAAGTTACAAAAGGAGGTAGAGCTTTCGGTTTTTCTGCTATTGTAGTTGTAGGTGATGAAAATGGAGTAGTTGGTCACGGATTAGGAAAATCTAAAGATGTTTCTGAAGCAATTGCGAAAGCAGTAGAAGATGCTAAGAAAAATTTAGTTAGAATTCCTCTGAATGGACAATCAGTTCCTCACGAACAAAAAGGTAAATTTGGTGGTGCTCGTGTATTCTTAATTCCTGCTTCTCATGGTACAGGAGTTATTGCTGGTGGAGCTGTTCGTTCAGTTCTTGAGTCAGTAGGTATTCACGATGTATTATCAAAATCTCAAGGATCATCAAATCCTCATAACGTAGTTAAAGCAACTTTTGATGCTTTATTGCAAATGAGAAGTGCTCATACTGTTGCAAAACAGAGAGGAGTTTCTTTAGAAAAAGTTTTTAAAGGTTAA
- the rplR gene encoding 50S ribosomal protein L18 — protein MSLTKSERRQRIKFRIRKSVSGTAARPRLSVFRSNKEIYAQIIDDVNGVTILAASSREKEIGKGTNVEVAAAVGKLVAEKALKAGIDTITFDRGGYLYHGRIKSLAEGARAAGLKF, from the coding sequence ATGTCATTAACAAAATCTGAAAGAAGACAGAGAATTAAATTCAGAATTAGAAAATCGGTTAGTGGTACTGCTGCAAGACCTAGACTTTCTGTTTTTAGAAGTAATAAAGAAATTTACGCTCAAATTATTGATGATGTAAATGGAGTTACTATATTAGCTGCATCTTCAAGAGAAAAAGAAATAGGAAAAGGTACTAACGTTGAAGTAGCTGCTGCTGTTGGAAAATTAGTTGCAGAGAAAGCGTTAAAAGCTGGGATTGATACCATTACTTTTGATAGAGGTGGTTATTTATATCACGGTCGTATTAAATCATTAGCAGAAGGCGCAAGAGCCGCTGGACTTAAATTCTAA
- the rplF gene encoding 50S ribosomal protein L6 gives MSRIGKSPIVIPAGVTVEVKDGIITVKGKKGQLVQEFSDVNVTVEGDQVLVERSSDHKDHRAKHGLFRSLISNMVVGVSEGFTKELELVGVGYRASNQGQKLDLALGYSHNIVLEIAPEVSLETISEKGKNPIVKLTSFDKQLLGQVAAKIRGFRKPEPYKGKGVKFVGEVLRRKAGKSA, from the coding sequence ATGTCAAGAATAGGTAAAAGCCCAATTGTAATCCCTGCTGGTGTAACTGTAGAAGTTAAAGACGGTATTATTACAGTAAAAGGAAAAAAAGGTCAACTAGTTCAGGAGTTTTCGGACGTAAATGTAACAGTTGAAGGCGATCAAGTTTTAGTAGAAAGATCGTCTGATCATAAAGACCACAGAGCGAAACACGGTTTATTCAGATCTTTGATCAGTAATATGGTTGTGGGTGTTTCTGAAGGTTTCACAAAAGAACTAGAATTAGTTGGAGTTGGTTATAGAGCTTCAAACCAAGGTCAAAAGTTAGATTTAGCTCTTGGATATTCTCACAATATTGTTTTAGAAATTGCTCCAGAAGTATCTTTAGAAACAATATCTGAAAAAGGTAAGAACCCAATCGTAAAATTAACATCATTTGATAAACAACTTTTAGGACAAGTTGCTGCGAAAATCAGAGGTTTCCGTAAGCCAGAGCCATACAAAGGAAAAGGTGTTAAATTTGTGGGTGAAGTATTAAGAAGAAAAGCAGGTAAATCAGCTTAA
- the rpsH gene encoding 30S ribosomal protein S8 produces MYTDPIADYLTRVRNAVAANHKVVEIPASNLKKEITKILFDQGYILSYKFEQNTVQGSIKIALKYDKDTKEPVIKDIQRISKPGLRKYAGAAKLPRILNGLGIAIVSTSKGLMTGKQAKQLNVGGEVICYVY; encoded by the coding sequence ATGTATACAGATCCTATTGCAGATTATTTGACTAGAGTTCGTAACGCTGTGGCTGCAAACCACAAAGTTGTTGAAATTCCAGCATCTAATCTTAAAAAAGAGATAACTAAGATCTTATTTGATCAAGGTTATATCTTAAGTTACAAATTTGAGCAGAATACTGTACAAGGTTCTATCAAAATTGCTTTAAAGTATGATAAAGATACTAAAGAGCCTGTAATCAAAGATATCCAAAGAATTAGTAAACCTGGTTTACGTAAGTACGCAGGTGCTGCCAAATTACCAAGAATCCTTAATGGATTAGGAATTGCTATTGTTTCTACATCAAAAGGTTTGATGACAGGAAAACAAGCTAAGCAGTTAAATGTAGGTGGTGAAGTAATTTGTTACGTATACTAA
- the rpsN gene encoding 30S ribosomal protein S14 — MAKESMKAREVKREKTVAKYAEKRKALLEAGDYEGLQRLPKNASPVRLHNRCKLTGRPRGYIRQFGISRVTFREMANNGLIPGVKKASW, encoded by the coding sequence ATGGCTAAAGAATCAATGAAAGCCCGCGAGGTGAAAAGAGAGAAAACAGTAGCTAAGTATGCTGAGAAGAGAAAAGCTTTATTAGAAGCTGGAGACTACGAAGGATTACAAAGACTGCCAAAAAATGCTTCACCTGTTCGTTTGCATAACCGTTGTAAATTGACTGGAAGACCTAGAGGTTATATCCGTCAATTCGGTATTTCACGTGTAACTTTCCGTGAAATGGCTAACAATGGATTGATTCCAGGTGTAAAAAAAGCATCTTGGTAA
- the rplE gene encoding 50S ribosomal protein L5 — translation MAYIPRLKEEYKSRVIAALKEEFGYTNVMQVPKLEKIVLSRGVGAAVSDKKLIDYAVDELTKITGQKAVSTISKKDVASFKLRKGMPIGAKVTLRGERMYEFLDRLITSALPRVRDFGGIKATGFDGRGNYNLGVLEQIIFPEIDIDKVNKISGMDITFVTTAKTDKEAKSLLAELGLPFKKN, via the coding sequence ATGGCATATATACCTAGACTAAAAGAAGAATATAAGAGTAGAGTAATCGCTGCTCTTAAAGAAGAGTTCGGATATACAAACGTAATGCAAGTTCCTAAACTTGAAAAAATCGTTTTGAGCCGTGGAGTTGGTGCAGCTGTATCTGATAAAAAACTTATTGACTATGCTGTTGATGAGTTAACAAAGATCACTGGACAAAAAGCAGTATCTACAATTTCTAAGAAAGACGTTGCGTCTTTCAAATTAAGAAAAGGGATGCCTATTGGAGCAAAAGTTACTTTACGTGGAGAAAGAATGTATGAGTTTTTAGATAGACTTATTACTTCTGCTTTACCACGTGTTAGAGATTTCGGTGGTATTAAAGCTACAGGTTTCGACGGAAGAGGTAACTACAATCTTGGAGTTTTAGAGCAAATCATTTTCCCAGAAATTGATATTGACAAAGTAAACAAAATTTCAGGAATGGATATTACTTTTGTTACTACTGCAAAAACAGACAAGGAAGCAAAGTCATTATTGGCTGAATTAGGATTACCTTTTAAAAAGAATTAA
- the rplX gene encoding 50S ribosomal protein L24: MIKLKIKSGDIVRVIAGDHKGAEGKVLRVYREKNKAVVEGVNLVSKHTKPSAKNPQGGIVKKEASIQISNIALIDPKTKETTRVGIRVEGDKKVRFSKKSNQVL, translated from the coding sequence ATGATAAAGCTAAAAATAAAATCAGGAGATATCGTAAGAGTTATTGCTGGAGACCATAAAGGTGCTGAAGGTAAAGTTTTACGTGTTTACCGTGAGAAAAACAAAGCGGTAGTTGAAGGTGTAAACTTGGTTTCAAAACATACAAAACCAAGTGCTAAAAACCCTCAAGGTGGTATCGTTAAGAAAGAGGCTTCTATTCAAATTTCTAACATTGCTCTAATTGATCCTAAAACTAAGGAAACAACAAGAGTAGGTATTAGAGTAGAAGGAGATAAGAAAGTAAGATTTTCAAAAAAATCTAATCAAGTACTATAG
- the rplN gene encoding 50S ribosomal protein L14, translating to MVQQESRLKVADNTGAKEVLTIRVLGGTKRRYASVGDKIVVSIKDATPNGNVKKGAVSTAVVVRTKKEVRRADGSYIRFDDNACVLLNAAGEMRGTRVFGPVARELREKQFMKIVSLAPEVL from the coding sequence ATGGTACAACAAGAATCAAGACTAAAAGTAGCAGATAACACGGGAGCTAAAGAAGTTTTAACTATTCGTGTTTTAGGAGGTACTAAAAGAAGATATGCCTCTGTTGGTGACAAAATTGTAGTTTCTATCAAAGATGCAACTCCAAACGGAAACGTGAAAAAAGGAGCTGTTTCAACTGCAGTTGTTGTACGTACTAAAAAAGAAGTGAGAAGAGCTGATGGTTCTTATATCCGTTTCGATGACAATGCATGTGTTCTTTTGAATGCTGCAGGTGAAATGAGAGGAACTCGTGTTTTTGGTCCGGTAGCAAGAGAACTTCGTGAAAAACAATTCATGAAAATTGTATCATTAGCACCAGAAGTGCTTTAA
- the rpsQ gene encoding 30S ribosomal protein S17, with translation MEEKRNLRKERIGVVTSNKMDKSIVISEVRKVKHPLYGKFVLKTKKYVAHDEKNDCNIGDTVRISETRPLSKTKCWRLVEILERAK, from the coding sequence ATGGAAGAAAAAAGAAATTTAAGAAAAGAAAGAATAGGTGTTGTTACTTCAAATAAGATGGATAAATCTATCGTTATTTCAGAAGTAAGAAAAGTAAAACACCCATTATACGGTAAGTTCGTGTTGAAAACTAAGAAATATGTTGCACACGACGAAAAAAACGACTGTAACATTGGTGATACTGTAAGAATTAGCGAAACGCGTCCTTTAAGTAAAACAAAATGTTGGAGATTAGTTGAAATCTTAGAAAGAGCTAAATAA
- the rpmC gene encoding 50S ribosomal protein L29, producing the protein MKQSEIKNLSAAELQEKLSQTKKVYADLKMAHAISPIANPLQIRSVRRTVARLATELTKRELQ; encoded by the coding sequence ATGAAACAATCAGAAATAAAGAATCTTTCTGCAGCGGAGTTGCAAGAAAAGCTTAGTCAAACTAAGAAAGTATATGCTGACCTAAAAATGGCTCACGCTATTTCTCCAATTGCTAACCCACTTCAAATTAGAAGCGTTAGAAGAACAGTTGCTAGATTAGCTACAGAGTTAACTAAAAGAGAGTTACAATAA
- the rplP gene encoding 50S ribosomal protein L16, producing the protein MLQPKRTKYRKVQKGRMKGNSQRGHELSNGMFGIKSVHEDGMFLTSRQIEAARIAATRYMKREGQLWIKIFPDKPITKKPLEVRMGKGKGAVEYWAAVVKPGRIMFEVGGVPLSVAKEALRLAAQKLPVKTKFVVARDFEA; encoded by the coding sequence ATGTTACAGCCTAAAAGAACAAAATACCGTAAGGTACAAAAAGGTAGAATGAAAGGTAACTCTCAAAGAGGGCATGAACTTTCAAATGGAATGTTTGGTATTAAATCTGTACATGAAGATGGAATGTTCTTAACATCTCGTCAAATCGAAGCTGCACGTATCGCTGCAACTCGTTACATGAAGAGAGAAGGACAATTGTGGATCAAAATTTTCCCAGACAAACCTATTACTAAGAAACCTCTTGAAGTACGTATGGGTAAAGGTAAAGGAGCAGTTGAATATTGGGCTGCTGTTGTTAAACCAGGAAGAATTATGTTTGAAGTTGGAGGTGTTCCTTTGTCAGTTGCAAAAGAGGCTTTACGTCTTGCAGCTCAAAAACTTCCAGTAAAAACTAAGTTCGTCGTTGCTAGAGATTTCGAAGCATAA
- the rpsC gene encoding 30S ribosomal protein S3, protein MGQKTNPIGNRLGIIRGWDSNWYGGNDYGDKLAEDHKIRKYIHARLSKASVSKVIIERTLKLVTVTITTARPGIIIGKGGQEVDKLKEELKKVTDKEVQINIFEIKRPELDAYLVATSIARQIESRISYRRAIKMAIAASMRMNAEGIKVLISGRLNGAEMARSEGFKEGRIPLSTFRADIDYALAEAHTTYGRMGIKVWIMKGEVYGKRDLSPLAGMDKKQSGTGGGKGGDAPRGKSNFNKGGKPDARKRK, encoded by the coding sequence ATGGGACAAAAGACAAATCCAATTGGAAATAGACTTGGTATCATCAGAGGATGGGACTCAAACTGGTATGGTGGAAATGATTACGGTGATAAGCTTGCCGAAGATCACAAAATCAGAAAGTATATCCACGCTCGTTTATCAAAAGCTAGTGTATCTAAAGTAATCATCGAGAGAACTTTAAAACTTGTAACCGTTACTATCACTACTGCTAGACCTGGTATCATTATCGGAAAAGGCGGACAAGAGGTAGACAAGTTAAAAGAAGAACTTAAGAAAGTTACTGACAAAGAGGTTCAAATTAACATCTTTGAAATTAAAAGACCTGAACTAGATGCTTATCTTGTGGCTACAAGCATCGCTCGTCAAATCGAGAGCCGTATTTCTTACAGACGTGCAATTAAAATGGCTATTGCTGCTTCCATGCGTATGAACGCTGAAGGTATCAAAGTTTTAATTTCTGGTCGTTTGAATGGTGCAGAGATGGCGCGTTCAGAAGGTTTTAAAGAAGGTAGAATTCCTCTATCAACTTTCAGAGCTGACATTGATTATGCTTTGGCTGAAGCTCATACTACTTACGGTAGAATGGGTATCAAAGTATGGATCATGAAAGGTGAAGTTTATGGAAAGAGAGATCTTTCTCCACTTGCAGGAATGGATAAAAAACAATCTGGTACTGGTGGTGGTAAAGGTGGAGATGCCCCAAGAGGTAAATCTAACTTTAATAAAGGTGGAAAACCAGACGCTCGTAAAAGAAAGTAA
- the rplV gene encoding 50S ribosomal protein L22 encodes MGVRKRETADARKEANKSIAFAKLNNCPTSPRKMRLVADLVRGQKVERALNILRFSSKEASRKLEKLLLSAINNWEQKNSEGNLEEAGLFVKEIRVDGGMMLKRLRPAPQGRAHRIRKRSNHVTIVLGAINNTQSNS; translated from the coding sequence ATGGGAGTTCGTAAAAGAGAAACAGCAGATGCGAGAAAAGAGGCTAATAAGTCTATCGCTTTCGCAAAATTGAATAACTGCCCTACTTCACCTAGAAAAATGCGCTTAGTAGCGGACTTGGTAAGAGGTCAGAAGGTAGAAAGAGCACTTAACATTTTAAGATTCAGTTCTAAAGAAGCTTCAAGAAAATTAGAAAAACTATTATTATCTGCGATCAATAACTGGGAGCAAAAAAATAGTGAAGGTAATTTAGAAGAAGCTGGATTATTTGTTAAAGAGATCAGAGTAGATGGTGGAATGATGTTAAAAAGACTTCGTCCAGCTCCACAAGGTCGTGCACACAGAATAAGAAAACGTTCTAATCACGTAACAATCGTGCTTGGAGCTATCAATAACACACAAAGCAATTCTTAA
- the rpsS gene encoding 30S ribosomal protein S19, translating into MARSLKKGPFVHYKLDKKVQENVESGKNSVVKTWSRASMITPDFVGQTIAVHNGRQFVPVYVTENMVGHKLGEFSPTRSFRGHAGAKNKGKK; encoded by the coding sequence ATGGCACGTTCATTAAAAAAAGGACCTTTCGTTCATTATAAATTAGACAAGAAAGTTCAGGAAAACGTAGAAAGTGGTAAAAATAGTGTAGTTAAGACTTGGTCTAGAGCTTCTATGATTACTCCGGATTTCGTTGGACAAACTATCGCAGTTCATAACGGTCGTCAATTTGTACCAGTTTACGTAACAGAAAACATGGTAGGTCACAAATTAGGAGAGTTTTCACCAACTAGATCTTTTAGAGGTCATGCTGGAGCAAAAAATAAAGGTAAAAAATAA
- the rplB gene encoding 50S ribosomal protein L2: MSVRKLKPITPGQRFRVVNGYDAITTDKPERSLIAPIKNSGGRNSQGKMTMRYTGGGHKQRYRIIDFKRTKDGIPATVKSIEYDPNRTAFIALLAYADGEKTYVIAQNGLKVGQKLVSGPESQPEIGNTLPLSRIPLGTVISCIELRPGQGAVIARSAGTFAQLMARDGKYATIKMPSGETRLILLTCSATIGAVSNSDHQLVVSGKAGRTRWLGRRPRTRPVAMNPVDHPMGGGEGRSSGGHPRSRKGLPAKGYRTRSKKNPSNKYIVERRKK, translated from the coding sequence ATGTCAGTAAGAAAATTAAAACCTATTACCCCGGGTCAGCGATTTAGAGTTGTGAATGGTTATGACGCTATTACAACTGATAAGCCGGAACGCTCTTTGATAGCGCCGATAAAAAACTCAGGAGGTAGAAATAGTCAAGGAAAGATGACCATGCGTTATACGGGTGGTGGTCACAAGCAGAGATATCGTATTATTGATTTCAAAAGAACTAAAGATGGAATTCCAGCTACAGTGAAATCAATCGAATACGATCCAAATCGTACTGCCTTTATCGCTTTATTAGCTTATGCTGATGGAGAGAAAACTTATGTTATTGCTCAAAACGGATTGAAAGTTGGTCAGAAATTAGTTTCTGGTCCAGAATCTCAACCGGAAATTGGTAATACATTACCTTTAAGCAGAATTCCTCTTGGAACTGTTATATCTTGTATTGAGTTACGTCCAGGACAAGGAGCAGTTATTGCTCGTTCAGCTGGAACTTTTGCTCAGTTAATGGCAAGAGACGGAAAATACGCTACAATTAAAATGCCATCTGGAGAAACAAGATTAATCTTGTTAACATGTTCGGCTACAATTGGAGCTGTTTCTAACTCTGACCACCAATTAGTTGTGTCTGGAAAAGCAGGTAGAACAAGATGGTTAGGAAGAAGACCTAGAACTAGACCAGTAGCGATGAACCCTGTTGATCACCCTATGGGAGGTGGTGAAGGACGTTCTTCTGGAGGGCATCCACGTTCAAGAAAAGGATTGCCAGCTAAAGGTTACAGAACTCGTTCTAAGAAAAACCCGAGTAACAAGTATATCGTAGAACGTAGAAAGAAATAA
- the rplW gene encoding 50S ribosomal protein L23: MSIIIRPIVTEKVTKESEVLNRFGFVVDKKANKVQIKKAVEAAYGVTIVSVNTMNVRPDRSTKYTKSGLISGKTNAIKKAIVQVQEGETIDFYNNI, from the coding sequence ATGAGCATCATTATTAGACCTATAGTAACTGAAAAAGTAACCAAAGAAAGTGAAGTTCTAAACCGCTTCGGATTTGTTGTTGACAAAAAAGCGAACAAAGTTCAAATTAAGAAAGCTGTTGAAGCTGCTTATGGAGTAACTATCGTTTCTGTTAATACAATGAATGTGAGACCAGATAGATCTACTAAATACACTAAAAGTGGTTTAATCAGTGGAAAGACAAATGCAATTAAAAAAGCAATTGTTCAAGTACAAGAAGGAGAAACAATTGATTTTTACAACAATATCTAA